In the genome of Dama dama isolate Ldn47 chromosome 33, ASM3311817v1, whole genome shotgun sequence, the window tggacagaggagcctggagggcaacagtccacggggttgcaaacagctggacatgactgagcgactgagcacacacagtaattagagatgttgagcatcttttcatgtggctagccatctggatgtcttctttggagaaatgtccatttaggtcttctacccattttttgattaggttgtttgggttttttgttattGGGttatatgagctatttgtatactttggaaattaaacacttgtcagtcacatcatttgcaactattttcccattccatgggttgtctttttgttttgcttatggtttcctttgctgtgcagaagcttacAAATTTTATTAGatcctatttatttttgcttttatttcttttgccttgggagactgacctaaaaaACAtcgctatgatttatgtcagagaatgttttgcctatgttctcttttaGGAagtttatggtgtcatgtcttttatttaagtctttaagacattctgagtttatttttgcatgtagTATAAGGGAGTCCTGACTTcattgattttatatttatggGTGTCcagcttttccaacaccatttgccAAAGAGActtctctccattgtatattccttcctcctttgtcaaagattaattgattgtaggtgtatgggtttatttctgggttttctattctgttccattgatccatgtttctgtttttctgttaataccatgctgttttgattgctGTAACTTTGtaatattgtctgaagtctgagagGATTATGTCTCTAGCTTGTTCTTTTTCCTTAGGcttgctttggcaattctaggTCTTTTGTAAATTTCaggtaaattttaggattatttgttctagttcttttaaaaatgtcctgGGTAAtctgatagggatcacattaaatatgtagattgctttgggtagtatggacattttaacagtattagtTCTTCTAAGCCAGGAGCATggggtatctttccatttctttgaattatcTTCAGTTTGCTttgtcaatgttttatagttctcagcatgTTTTATACTTTTCACCTCCTTAGTCAGATGTATCCTTAAGTATTTTTTATACAGTTATAAAAGGAATTTTATACAATGTAAAAACTTTCCCTTTCtggtatttcattgttagtgtcaAGAAATTACAACGGATTTCCATATGTTAATCTTATATCCTGCTACTTTTCTGAGTTAATTTGTCAGTTCTAGTGGTTTCTTTGTGGTCTTTAggtggcttagtcagtaaagagtctgcctgaactGCGGGAGatttgggctcaatccctgggtcaggaagatcccctggaaaaggaaatggcaactcactccaggattcttgcctggagaattccatgaacagaggagcttggtgggctacagtctccatggggtcacaaagagtcagacatgactgactgattaacacatacatatatagtatcatgtcgtCTGCATATAATAACAATTTTACGTCTTCCCTTTGAATTTGgatcacttttatttcttttgcttgtcTGCTTGCTGTGATGacaacttccaatactatgttgaatggAAGTAGTAAGATTAGACaactttgtatttttccacattttagtgggaaggctttcagcttttcagatTTATGTtggttgtgggtttgtcataagtAGTTTTATTATGCTGAGATGTATTCCCTCTATGCTcactttgctgagagtttttatcatgaatgaatgcTGAATTTATTAtatgctttttctacatctgatgaggtgatcatgtggtttttatcttttcttttgttgatgtagtatatcacattgactgatttgtgtaTGTTGGACCATCATTGTTACGGTGGAATATATCCAACTTGATCATCGTGTATGATCCTTTTCATGTGTTGTTGCATTTtgtttgctgatattttgttgagaatttttgcatttatatttttcaaagatattggcctgtaattttcttttttggtagtgtctttggttttggtatcagggtgatagtggtTTCATAAAATGACTTTGGGAGTATTCCctcctcttcagtcttttggaGGAGTTTGAGAAGGATCTGTGTAAGTTCTTTATAGGGTTattagaattcccctgtgaagctgTATAtggtcctgaacttttgtttgcagggagttttttcttttttaattacagattctatttcatATCTACTGGTCAGTCTCTTCaaatcatctatttcttctttggtgggctgtatgtttctagaaacttgtctCATTCATCTAGATTGTCCAGTCTGTTGGCTTATGATTATTTAGAGTATTCTCTTATGTTTTTTTGTATCTTTGCAGTctctgttgttatttctcctcttttatctgttattttgtttatttgggtcccctctcttttcttcttggtgagccTAGCCAGaagtttgttgattttgtttatattttcaaatgcacAGTTCTTGGTTTTATTGACTTTCCTCTATTATCTTTAAatatctattttgtttattttctctctgatctttattagtccttccttctgctgacttcgagttgtgtttgtttttctttttctctttaccaCTCTTTTATGTGGTACCATAGTTGTTTAcgtgatgtttttcttgttttttaagaaGGGCCTGTAtcactatgaacttccctcttaggactgcttttgttgcatcccatagaCTTTAtatggttgtgttttcattgtcatttgtctcaagttattttttaatttcctctttgatttcgtCATTGATCCATTGGTTTTTaatagcatgttgtttagtctccatgtaatcatttttttctcatttttctttttgaggttAATTACTAGTTTCATGCCATTGTATATGTTTAGGCTTGTTTTATGTTCTTGTATGTCATCTATTCTAGAGAATATTTCATGTGTGctagaaaaatgtgtattctgttttTTTGTGGGGAGAGAGGGATATGATTCCTGAAGATAATAATTAAATCAAACTGTTCTATTGTTTGTTTAGGGtgtctgtttccttattgattttctgtctggaagaaCTGTCCATTGATGTCAGTTGGGTGTTACAGTCttctattattattgtattttcatcgagttctccttttatgtttgttagtatttgtcttatgtatttaagtcctcctatattgggtgcatatatttatttttttattgaagtgtagtctatttacagtattgtattagtttctagcatacagcaaagtggttccgttttatatatatataatatatatttcattttctttgccattgtagtttattacaagacagtgaatataattccctgtggtaTTCAATaggaccttttttaaaaatccattttatgTAGAGTAGTtggtatctgctaatcccatactcctaatctGTCCCTCCTccatttcccctctggtaactataagtttcttttctatgtctgtgagtctgtttctgttttgtaaataagttcatttgtatcatttatattGGGTGTATATTTGTTAATGAGTATAATATCCTCTTTATATGTTGATCTTTTTGGCACTATATAGTGTCCTTTTTTATCTTTATGGCCTTAGTTTTAAAAGTCTATCTTGTCTGATATGAGTTTTGCTACCCCTACTTTTTTATCATTTCCATttgcataaaatatctttttccattccctCACCTTCAGTCTATTGTGTGTCCTTCACCCTAAAGTGGCTTTCCTGTAGGCTGCATATTGTATGTTCTTATTTTACTATACAGTTTCCACTCTATGTATTTGATCAGACAGAGCATTTGGGCCATTGATATTTAAGgcaattattgataggtatgtttTTATTGCCACTTTAAACCTTGTTTTCCAGTTgattttgtgtttcttctttgttCCCTACTTTTTCCTTCTGTGGTTTGGTGGTTTCCTTTTGTATTGTTTGAGTTCTCTTCCAAGGCGTTTTTTTCTGAGCAACTGAAAGGATACGTCTGTGAGCTGTTGAGATATGGATGCCTGTGAGCTGAGCAGGTGTTGGTGGATGGGCAGCTCTAGGCATGTTAACCTTGAGATGCCCTTCAGGCCAAAGAGCAAGCAGGTGGTTGGAACTGTGAGGCAGGAGTTTCAGAGAAAGCTCCAGGCTGGAGAACTTGAGTGAGTCTTCAGCATCCAGACTGAAGACTGGGCAGGAAAGGCGCGGCCTCATGTCACCTGGCACTGCCTGGCAGTGTGGGTCACTGGCTCCAGAACACGTCTTCAGCCACCTAAGGGAAGCTGTTACAATGACCGCAGCACCAGAAGGTCCAAGTATGCACATGTGAAGCCAGAGTGACTGTGGCCAACAGCAGCCAGCTCACACTGACAGTTACACAGTCATGGGCCTTGGAGCACAGAGGTGAAAACACCTTTCCCTGTGAAGTCACATATTCACACAGCATAAATCAGGACACATTGCAAGAACACACTTCAGTTGATTCTGTAGACAGAACAGTGGAAATGAAATCTACCAATGTTTCATTTACATGTAGAATATGAGAGGCTTATTTATAAACCTACTACATCCTCAAGATCCAGGAAAAACTATTCTGATTCAAGAAACTGTAATCACTGTGAAAAGAATTACCTCAGCAATTACTTGGGACTTATGACTAAATATAATGTTTCAAATATTGCATGCTAAactgactattttgggggggctccaaaatcactgcagatggtgattgcacctatgaaattaaaagatgcttactccttggaaggaaagttatgaccaacctagacagcatattacaaagcagagacattactttgtcaacaaagatctgtctagtcaaggctatggtttttccagtagtcatgtatggatgtgagagttggactataaagaaagctgagcacagaagaactgatgtttttgaactgcagtgttggagaaggctcttgagagtcccttggactgcaaggagatccaaccagtccatcctaaaggagatcagccctgggtgttcattgaaagggctgatgttgaaactgaagctccaacactttggccacctgatgcaaagacctgactcatttgaaaataccctgatgctgggaaagattgagggcaggagaggaaggggataacagaggatgagatggtttgatggcatcactgactcaatggacatgagtttgggtaaactctgggagtttgtgatggacagggaggcctggcgtcctgtggttcatggggtcacaaagagtcagacatgactgagcaactgaactgaactgaaactgaagaatTAACCTCTGAAGGAAGGAGCCTAAAGACATCCACAACAGCAATTATAGAGAAATGATCATCAAATTAGTCTAAACCACAAATTTCCTCAGGTCTCTCCAATCTAgcaatatatgtatctatatttgctatttaaaaggtgtgaatatacaTTAGGCAGGATTTTTTAATAACAGGCTAAAGAAAAGCCAGATGAATGTTCTATCTAAGCTAAAGAGAAGTTCAGATCGTCCAAACAAAAAGGTCCAATAGAATGAGGTTAGATGTGAAGACCAGCAAACATTTAGGGGTCCACTGTGCATGGGAAGATGTAGCAACTTTTGAAAAGTTACTTCTACTTGAAATTGGTGCTGGCAAGCTCAACCTCCATGAGTTAAGCATTAAAGTTTCACATGCTTACATTGTTTAAGGACAACTCACAATGAAACAaagccaattttatttttaattttattttatcgtGGTTAAGCACATTTAACATGAaatcagatcatgagctccttaatgcaaaattcagtcttaaattgaagaaagtagggaaaaccactaagccattcaggtttgaactaaatcaaatcccttatgattatatggtggaggtgatgaatagattcaaaggattagatccggtagacagagtgcctaagaactatggatggaagttcacagcattgtacagaaggcagcaaccaaaaccatcccaaagaaaaagaaatggaagaaggcaAACGGCTGGCTGGCTGAGCAGGtattacaaatagttgagaaaagaagagaagcaaaaaaggcaaggaagaaaggggagaatatacccaactgaacgcagaattccagagaatagcaaggagagataaaaaggccttcttaaatgaacaatgcaaagaaatagaggaaaacaatagaatgggaaagactagaaatctccaagaaaattggaaatatcaagggaacatttcatacatgGATGGGcgcaataaagaacagaaatggtaaggacctaacagaagcagaacagatgaagaagtggcaagaatacacagatgaactgtacaaaaaaaggtcttaatgacctggataaaaatgatagtgtggtcactcacctagagccagacatcctggaatgtgaagtcaagtgggccttaggaagtattgcTATGACAAAGATAGTGTaggtgttggaattccagctgagcttattttaaatcataaaatacaatgctgttaaagagctgcactcaatatgccagcatatttggaatactcagcagtggccacaggactggaaaaggtcagctttcattccagtcctgaagaagggcaatgccaaagaatgttcaaactaccatacagtcgcactcatttcacatgctagcaaggttatgctcaaaatccttcaagctagacttcagcagtacatgaactgagaatttctagatatacaagctgggtttagaaaaggcagtggaaccagagataaaattgccaacattcattggatcatagagaaagcaaaggagttccagaaaaacatctacttctgcttcattgactacgttaaagcctttgactatgtggatcacaagaaactgtggaaaattcttaaagagatgggaataccagactaccttacctgcttcttgagaaacctttgtgcaggtcaagaagcaagagttagagggtggggagggaggtgcaggGGGGTTCACGATGGCTGGGACACTTGTacacctatggccgattcatgttaatgtatggttAAAACcatcaatattgtaaagtaattatcctccaattaaaatgaattaattaatgtttttaaaaagcaacagttagaactgtacatggaataaCTGACTGGCTCAAAGTTAGGAAAAGAGTACGACAAAACTGTATaatgtcatcctgcttatttaacttttatgcagagtatatcatgtgaaatgccagcaccccagcttgtaattcatccagcaataaatcacaagctggaatcaagatttccaggagaaatatcagcaacctcagatatgcagaagataccactcaaatggcagaaagtgaagtggaaataaagagcttcttgatgaaggtcgaataggagagtgcaaaagccggcttgaaactcaacattaaaaaagctaaaacatggcatccggtctcatcacttcatggcaaatagaagagggaaaagtgaaagcagtggcagattttattttcttgggctccaaaatcacttcagatagtgactgcagccaagaatttaaaagacgcttgctcccccTTTTTCCTCTTTGCGCTGGGCGCTTACCGGTTGCGCGCCTCTTTTTCTTGACTGCCTCCCAGTTCTAGATTAGCCGTCGCCATGGGTTTTGGAGACTTGAAAAGCCCCTCTGGCCTCCAGGTGCTCAACGACTACTTGGCGGACAAGAGTTACATAGAGGGGTATGTGCCATCACAAGCAGATGTGGCAGTATTTGAAGCCGTCTCCGGCCCACCACCTGCCGACTTGTGTCATGCCCTCCGTTGGTATAATCACATCAAATCTTATGAGAAGGAAAAGGCCAGCCTGCCAGGAGTGAAGAAAGCTTTGGGCAAGTATGGCCCTGCTAATGTGGAAGACACCACAGAAAGTGGAGCTACAGATAGTAAAGATGATGATGACATTGATCTCTTTGGATCTGATGATGAGGAGGAAAGTGAAGAAGCCAAGAGGCTAAGAGAAGAACGCCTTGCCCAGTATGAGTCAAAGAAAGCCAAAAAACCAGCACTTGTCGCCAAGTCTTCCATCTTATTAGACGTGAAACCTTGGGATGATGAGACCGATATGGCAAAACTAGAGGAGTGTGTCAGAAGCATTCAAGCAGACGGCTTGGTCTGGGGCTCTTCTAAACTAGTTCCAGTTGGGTATGGCATTAAAAAACTTCAAATACAGTGTGTAGTTGAAGACGACAAAGTTGGGACAGACATGCTGGAGGAGCAGATCACTGCTTTCGATGAGTATGTACAGTCTATGGATGTGGCTGCGTTCAACAAGATCTAACATCTATCATGGATCAGTGCCCTTAAATAAAAgtttgaaagacaaaaaaaaataaataaataaaaataaaagacgcttgctccttagaaggaaaactAGGACAAActtagacagagtattaaaaagcagagatatcactttgctgacagaggtccatctagacaaagctatggttttttcagtagtcatgtacagatgtgagggttggatcataaagaaggctgatcactgaaaacttgatgctttcaaattgtgattctggataagactctttagagtcccttggacagcggtcaaaccagtcaatcctaaaggaaatcaaccctaaatattcactggaaggactgatgctgaagctgaagcatcaaaactttggccactttGTGTGAAGAGGCGacttgctggaaaagaccctgatgcttgaaaagattgaaggcaagaggagaagggggcagcagaggatgaagtctttaggtagcatcaccaattcaatagaTATGaattaagtaaactctgggagatagtggaggacagaggagcctggcttactacagcccatggggtcgcaaagaattgggcaccacttagtgtctgaacaataacaacaatgccCTCCTAACAGAATTCTAAGTGTATCGTTGTTGACTGTAGGTCCAATGCTATTCACAGATCTCAAGAGCTTGTTCATCTTGCTTAACTGGTACTTTATGCCCATTTATTAGTAACTCTTGCTTGCCCCTCCTCCTGGTCACTGGCAACTACATTCCATTCTTTGATTGATTTTAGATAATCAACTATAAGAATCAAATTCTTATAAGTAGAATTAtgcagtttttgtctttctgtgactgatcTAGTTCACTTAGCATAGTTTCCTCAAGTTTCATTTGTATTGTAACATATTGcaaaatttcattgattttttaagaTTGAGTCGatctttcattgtatatatatttatatataccacattttctttattcattcatctgctgctgGACATTTAAGTTATTTCCACATCTCGATTAttgttgcaatgaacatgggaatcTAATACCTTCTTGAGTTCCTGAATTCAACTCTTTTGGATAAATATTCAGAAGTGGAGTTGCTAGatgatatggcagttctattttaatgtttcgaggctcctccatcctgttttccatagcagctacagcattttgcattcccaccaagagtatgCTAGAGTTCCAgtatctccacatcctctcctctCATCATCTTTTGGTTTGTATATTAGTTTCATAATAACCATGGTGACAGATATGAGTGAtatattgttgtggttttgatttgcatttctctgatgattagagactctgagcatttttttttcatactcattggccatttgtatgactttttttttttttaaatacctattTAAGTCCttagcccatttttttttttttttttttagtttttaggcTTTTTGacattgagttgtaggagttccttatatattttggagattaaccccttatcagatatgtggtttgcaaatattttctcccatttcatagcTTATCTTTTCACcctgttgattgtttcttttctgtgcaggagctttttagtttgatataatcccacttgtttatttttggttttgttgcctATTCTTTTGGTGTCATCCatgaaatcattgccaagacaaatatcatgaagcttttcccctatgttttcttctaggagttttactgtTTCAGGTATTATGTATAAgatattttgagttcatttttgttgtAAGGTATAAGATAAAtgttcagtttcattcttttttatgtggctatccagttttcctaacATCATTTGTTGAGGAATGCATATTGTATATTCTTAGCActcttgtcaaagatcagttaacCATAcatgcataggtttatttctcggttcactgttctgttccattggtctatatgtctttATTCCGGTACTGTATtgtttgaagaacttcataatatATTTAAGTCAGGATGTCTGTTCTTCTTTCTTGGGACTGATTTGACTATTTACAATCTTTTGTGCTTCCATGTGTGTTGCAgggttggtttttcttttttatttctgtaaaataaaatgcCTAATAAATTTTcatagagattgcactgaatctgtatatCACTTTGGGTAGGATAGTACAATAATATTAAATAgtctaacctc includes:
- the LOC133050889 gene encoding elongation factor 1-beta: MGFGDLKSPSGLQVLNDYLADKSYIEGYVPSQADVAVFEAVSGPPPADLCHALRWYNHIKSYEKEKASLPGVKKALGKYGPANVEDTTESGATDSKDDDDIDLFGSDDEEESEEAKRLREERLAQYESKKAKKPALVAKSSILLDVKPWDDETDMAKLEECVRSIQADGLVWGSSKLVPVGYGIKKLQIQCVVEDDKVGTDMLEEQITAFDEYVQSMDVAAFNKI